Proteins encoded by one window of Aphis gossypii isolate Hap1 chromosome X, ASM2018417v2, whole genome shotgun sequence:
- the LOC114127908 gene encoding small ubiquitin-related modifier 2-like, which yields MDTAVDCITLNVLGPGNTMFHFTTKKHIRLSKIMNVYCEESGLAFSKVKFNFDGRTINEIDTPTSLNLVDGDTIEVFQWQNGSGYF from the exons ATGGACACGGCA gtGGATTGCATTACTTTGAATGTACTTGGACCAGGTAACACCATGTTCCATTTTACAACTAAGAAACATATTCgactttcaaaaataatgaatgtttacTGTGAAGAAAgt ggTCTTGCTTTCagtaaagttaaatttaattttgatggaAGAACGATAAATGAAATTGATACACCAACTTCTTTGAATTTGGTCGATGGTGATACTATAGAGGTTTTCCAATGGCAGAATGGTagtggttatttttaa